In the genome of Natronorubrum sediminis, one region contains:
- a CDS encoding ABC transporter substrate-binding protein: MRIVTTLPSATELVAVLGLEPVGVSHECDYPSGVESIPSVTSSRIDVDASSGEIDEQVLEATGDGGNDEADSGVYDVDTALLESLEPDLIVTQGMCDVCAVDEVVVEDAVEEIEADPEILTTDPHSVGDVLDDLERIGRATGHEERGRNVRAALESRIDAIRERTADLAPAERPRVAIFDWTDPVMIAGHWSAELVEWAGGEYGLAGVGERSTPREWADIREYDPELVVVAPCGFGLEQTAENATDLTDREGWADLTAVQNGRVWAMDGHHYSNRPGPRLVDTLEALAPIVQPESFDPETPPEALEEIAVPFADLLDRREADAELRP, translated from the coding sequence ATGCGAATCGTCACGACGCTGCCCTCGGCGACCGAACTCGTTGCGGTCCTCGGTCTCGAGCCGGTCGGCGTTTCCCACGAGTGCGACTACCCGTCCGGCGTCGAATCGATCCCGTCGGTCACGTCCTCGAGAATCGACGTGGACGCCTCGAGCGGCGAGATCGACGAGCAGGTCCTCGAAGCGACTGGCGACGGCGGGAACGACGAGGCCGATTCGGGTGTCTACGACGTCGACACGGCTCTCCTCGAGTCCCTCGAGCCGGATCTGATCGTCACGCAGGGCATGTGCGACGTCTGTGCGGTCGACGAGGTGGTCGTCGAAGACGCTGTCGAGGAGATCGAGGCCGACCCCGAAATCCTTACCACGGACCCGCATAGCGTCGGTGACGTTCTGGACGATCTCGAGCGAATCGGTCGCGCGACGGGCCACGAGGAACGCGGCCGAAACGTTCGGGCTGCCCTCGAGTCCCGAATCGACGCGATCCGCGAGCGAACCGCGGATCTCGCTCCAGCGGAGCGTCCGCGGGTCGCTATTTTCGACTGGACCGACCCCGTCATGATCGCGGGCCACTGGAGTGCCGAACTGGTCGAATGGGCCGGCGGCGAGTACGGACTGGCCGGGGTGGGCGAGCGATCCACACCTCGCGAGTGGGCTGACATCCGCGAGTACGACCCCGAACTCGTCGTCGTCGCGCCCTGTGGCTTCGGCCTCGAGCAAACTGCCGAAAACGCCACGGATCTCACCGACCGCGAGGGCTGGGCGGACCTCACGGCCGTCCAAAACGGTCGCGTCTGGGCGATGGACGGTCACCACTACTCGAATCGCCCCGGCCCGCGGCTGGTGGACACGCTCGAGGCGCTGGCACCGATCGTTCAGCCCGAATCGTTCGACCCGGAGACGCCGCCCGAAGCGCTCGAGGAAATCGCGGTTCCGTTCGCGGACCTGCTCGACCGTCGCGAGGCGGACGCCGAGTTGCGACCATGA
- the npdG gene encoding NADPH-dependent F420 reductase produces the protein MRIALLGGTGDIGQGLALRFAHDTDHEVIIGSRDPEKAREAVAEYEETLDSRGVDAKITGFVNEMAADRADVVVLSVPPYYAGDTVEAVADSLDEDTILVTPAVGMQGDEDGLHYHPPGTGSVTQLVAERAPEDVPVVGAFHNLAADALSNLDNELDLDTLLVADDDDAKETVRNLSNEIEGLRALDSGPLANAAEVESVTPLVINIAKYNEELHDVGVKFL, from the coding sequence ATGCGAATTGCACTACTCGGCGGCACCGGCGACATCGGGCAGGGCCTCGCCCTGCGGTTTGCACACGATACGGACCACGAGGTCATCATCGGCTCGCGCGACCCGGAGAAGGCGCGTGAAGCCGTCGCGGAATACGAGGAGACGCTCGACTCGCGCGGCGTCGACGCGAAAATCACCGGCTTCGTCAACGAGATGGCGGCGGATCGCGCCGACGTCGTCGTTCTCAGCGTCCCGCCGTACTACGCCGGCGACACGGTCGAAGCCGTCGCGGACTCCCTCGACGAGGACACGATTTTGGTCACCCCCGCAGTGGGCATGCAAGGCGACGAAGACGGCCTGCACTACCACCCGCCCGGAACCGGCAGCGTGACCCAACTCGTGGCCGAGCGCGCGCCAGAGGACGTCCCCGTCGTCGGCGCGTTCCACAACCTCGCGGCCGACGCCCTCTCGAATCTCGACAACGAACTGGATCTCGACACGCTACTCGTCGCGGACGACGACGATGCAAAGGAAACCGTTCGCAACCTCTCGAACGAAATCGAGGGGCTGCGCGCGCTCGACTCCGGCCCGCTTGCTAACGCCGCCGAAGTCGAGAGCGTTACCCCCCTCGTCATCAACATCGCGAAGTACAACGAGGAACTCCACGATGTCGGTGTGAAGTTCTTGTAG
- a CDS encoding sulfatase-like hydrolase/transferase → MADFDTPNVLFVLTDQERYDCSAPNGPPVETTAMDRLSSDGMRFSRAFTPISICTSARASLMTGQWPHTHGMLNNSHEADAIQPNLSPETPTFSELLADAGYRLSYTGKWHVGRDQTPGDFGFTYLGGSDTHHDDIDEAFRRYRSDRGVPVDEVDFEEEIYTGSDPRDSTDGTFVAAKTPVSVEDTRAYFLAERTIEALEGHAEDDPSSDSDDPFFHRADFYGPHHPYVVPEPYASMYDPSEIEPPESYAETYEGKPQVQENYLHYRGVEGFEWDIWAEAIAKYWGFTTLIDDQLDRILDTLERLGLAEETAVIHASDHGDFVGAHRQFNKGPLMYDDTYRIPLQVRWPGVVEPGSVCDAPVHLHDLAPTFLEMGGVDVPNSFDAQSLAPLLEAGGDPDDVPNAWPESVFAEYHGDEFGLYTQRTVRTDRYKYVYNGPDVDELYDLEADAAELNNLIDHPGYADDRREMRQRLIEWMRETDDPNQGWVPDVLRAANDGA, encoded by the coding sequence ATGGCCGATTTCGACACGCCGAACGTCCTCTTCGTGCTCACCGATCAGGAGCGATACGACTGCAGCGCCCCCAACGGACCACCGGTCGAGACGACGGCGATGGATCGGCTCTCGAGCGACGGAATGCGATTTTCACGGGCGTTCACGCCGATCAGCATCTGCACGAGCGCTCGAGCGTCGCTCATGACGGGCCAGTGGCCACACACGCACGGAATGCTCAATAACAGCCACGAGGCGGACGCGATCCAGCCGAATCTCTCCCCGGAGACGCCGACGTTTTCGGAACTGCTGGCCGACGCCGGCTATCGGCTCAGCTATACGGGAAAGTGGCACGTCGGACGAGACCAGACGCCGGGAGACTTCGGATTCACGTACCTCGGCGGCAGCGATACGCACCACGACGATATCGACGAGGCGTTCCGCAGGTATCGCAGCGACCGCGGCGTTCCGGTCGACGAAGTCGACTTCGAGGAGGAGATTTACACCGGTAGCGATCCACGGGATTCGACCGACGGGACGTTCGTCGCCGCGAAAACGCCCGTCAGCGTCGAAGACACTCGCGCGTACTTTCTCGCGGAACGAACGATCGAAGCGCTCGAGGGCCACGCCGAAGACGATCCCAGCAGCGACAGCGACGACCCGTTTTTCCACCGAGCGGATTTCTACGGCCCCCATCACCCCTACGTCGTCCCCGAACCCTACGCCTCGATGTACGACCCGAGTGAGATCGAGCCCCCAGAGAGCTACGCCGAAACGTACGAGGGGAAACCCCAGGTGCAGGAAAACTACCTCCACTACCGCGGTGTTGAGGGCTTCGAATGGGACATTTGGGCCGAAGCGATCGCGAAGTACTGGGGGTTCACCACCTTGATCGACGACCAACTCGATCGGATCCTCGATACTCTCGAGCGACTCGGCCTCGCCGAGGAAACGGCCGTGATTCACGCCTCAGATCACGGTGACTTCGTGGGCGCGCACCGCCAATTCAACAAGGGGCCGTTGATGTACGACGATACCTACCGAATTCCCCTGCAGGTTCGCTGGCCCGGCGTCGTCGAGCCGGGATCGGTCTGTGACGCGCCCGTCCACCTCCACGACCTCGCGCCGACGTTCCTCGAGATGGGCGGTGTCGACGTCCCCAATTCGTTCGACGCGCAAAGTCTGGCACCATTGCTCGAGGCGGGCGGCGACCCCGATGACGTTCCCAACGCGTGGCCCGAATCGGTCTTCGCGGAGTACCACGGCGACGAGTTCGGGCTCTACACCCAGCGAACGGTCCGAACGGATCGCTACAAGTACGTCTACAACGGTCCGGACGTCGACGAGTTGTACGATCTCGAGGCCGATGCGGCCGAACTCAACAACCTGATCGATCATCCCGGATACGCCGACGACCGACGGGAGATGCGCCAACGACTGATCGAGTGGATGCGGGAAACGGACGACCCGAATCAGGGATGGGTGCCAGACGTGCTCAGGGCGGCGAACGACGGTGCGTAA
- the hisS gene encoding histidine--tRNA ligase translates to MYDRIKGFRDFYPGEMAARREAIDTLEDTARGYGFREIGTPTLERAELWTDKSGDDIVDELYSFEDQGGRHVTLTPELTPTVARMVVAKQQELSKPIKWVSTRPFWRYEQVQQGRQREFYQTNVDIFGSSEPDADAEILAWAADALRNLGLTGEHFEFRISHRDILGGVLESYDADIDTEAAIRAVDKSDKLSTAEYHDLLIGAGLSADQAVEFDDLIADGDLERVESFAANERVTDAVENLQNVLEAAEDFGAREYCTISLETARGLDYYTGVVFECFDSTGEVSRSIFGGGRYDDLIESFGGQPTPAVGVAPGHATLSLLCQRAGVWPEEAVTTDYYVLQVGDTRPEAARIARDLRERGHVVETDVAGRSFGSQLNYADSINAETVVIAGEQDLANDEVTIKDMDTGDQTQVPVDDFPGDLERPTFDDLT, encoded by the coding sequence ATGTACGACCGGATCAAGGGCTTTCGTGATTTCTACCCCGGCGAGATGGCCGCCAGACGAGAGGCCATCGACACCCTCGAGGACACCGCTCGCGGCTACGGCTTCCGCGAGATCGGCACTCCCACTCTCGAGCGCGCCGAACTCTGGACCGACAAGAGCGGCGACGACATCGTCGACGAACTCTACTCCTTCGAGGATCAGGGTGGCCGCCACGTCACGCTGACGCCCGAACTGACGCCGACCGTCGCGCGGATGGTCGTCGCCAAACAACAGGAGCTCTCGAAGCCGATCAAGTGGGTCTCGACACGCCCGTTCTGGCGCTACGAGCAGGTTCAACAGGGTCGCCAACGCGAGTTCTACCAGACCAACGTCGACATCTTCGGCTCCTCAGAGCCCGACGCCGACGCCGAAATTCTCGCCTGGGCCGCCGACGCGCTGAGGAACCTCGGGCTCACCGGCGAACACTTCGAGTTCCGCATCTCCCACCGCGACATTCTGGGTGGCGTCCTCGAGAGCTACGACGCCGACATCGACACCGAAGCCGCAATTCGCGCGGTCGACAAATCGGACAAGCTCTCTACCGCCGAGTATCACGACCTGCTGATCGGTGCCGGACTCTCGGCCGACCAGGCAGTCGAATTCGACGACCTCATCGCCGACGGCGACCTCGAGCGAGTCGAATCCTTCGCGGCGAACGAGCGAGTAACGGACGCGGTCGAGAACCTCCAGAACGTCCTCGAGGCGGCCGAGGACTTCGGCGCACGCGAGTACTGTACGATCTCGCTCGAGACGGCACGCGGACTCGATTACTACACCGGCGTCGTCTTCGAGTGCTTCGACTCGACGGGAGAGGTCTCCCGGTCTATCTTCGGTGGCGGACGCTACGACGACCTGATCGAGAGCTTCGGCGGGCAGCCAACGCCAGCGGTCGGTGTCGCCCCCGGCCACGCGACGCTCTCGTTGCTCTGTCAGCGAGCGGGCGTCTGGCCCGAAGAGGCGGTGACGACCGACTACTACGTGTTGCAAGTCGGCGACACGCGCCCCGAGGCGGCACGAATCGCCCGCGACCTGCGCGAACGCGGTCACGTCGTCGAGACGGACGTCGCCGGTCGCTCCTTCGGTTCGCAACTGAACTACGCCGACTCGATCAACGCGGAGACGGTCGTCATCGCCGGCGAACAGGACCTGGCGAACGACGAAGTGACGATCAAGGACATGGACACGGGCGACCAGACGCAGGTGCCAGTGGACGACTTCCCCGGCGACCTCGAGCGACCGACGTTCGACGACCTCACGTAA
- a CDS encoding desampylase produces the protein MTDDLPTDAGPALVLPSEIRETILERARAESPEEICGIFGGEYDDAPGGTSRVRSHYPTENVAESPRTRYRIDPEAQLEAFERLEDAGEEIVGFYHSHPRGTLAPSATDVAAATWPDRSYLIVSLSPLEIGSWRWRAGEDQFERERIILSA, from the coding sequence ATGACCGACGATCTGCCCACCGACGCCGGGCCCGCGCTCGTGCTCCCGAGTGAGATCCGCGAAACTATTCTCGAGCGGGCTCGAGCGGAGTCCCCCGAGGAAATCTGTGGCATCTTCGGCGGCGAGTACGACGACGCTCCCGGGGGAACGAGTCGCGTTCGTTCACACTATCCCACCGAGAACGTCGCCGAGTCGCCGCGAACGCGCTATCGGATCGATCCCGAGGCCCAACTCGAGGCGTTCGAACGACTCGAGGATGCCGGCGAGGAGATCGTCGGCTTCTATCACTCTCATCCCCGCGGGACACTAGCACCGAGTGCGACCGACGTCGCTGCCGCGACGTGGCCCGATCGCTCGTATCTGATCGTCTCGCTTTCACCCCTCGAGATCGGGTCGTGGCGATGGCGCGCAGGCGAGGATCAGTTCGAACGAGAACGGATTATTCTCTCCGCGTAA
- a CDS encoding LLM class flavin-dependent oxidoreductase produces the protein MELSIVDLAPIPEGGDATDAFEGTVERAKQAERLGYSRFWVAEHHDFPDSIASTTPEVLIPHVAGKTEDIRVGSGTVLLNHYSPYKVAESFSVLDSLAPERIDLGLGRATGNPTRDLALQTDRSQRRNPNDHAEKIEEVTKHLHDGFSAEHPFSGLELPSADDTKPETWVLGSSPSSAKIAGELGLPYCFAAFIRPGPAVRAFEVYREHFEPSPFGAGPAEPYGMLAVNATCAETDEEAARLRAATDASSRALRRGQVDQLPIRSVEDAIDYLGSVPEPTELPLEPGEWPRAVSGSPETIQEILEELTSQVGVDEVIIQNQIADPEDTLRSHELLAEAVGLESR, from the coding sequence GTGGAGCTATCGATCGTCGATCTCGCGCCGATTCCGGAGGGTGGGGACGCAACGGACGCGTTCGAGGGGACCGTCGAACGCGCAAAGCAGGCCGAACGACTCGGCTATTCGAGGTTCTGGGTAGCCGAACACCACGACTTTCCGGACTCGATCGCGAGCACGACACCCGAGGTACTGATTCCCCACGTCGCGGGGAAAACGGAGGACATCCGCGTCGGTTCCGGAACGGTCCTGCTCAATCACTACAGCCCCTACAAGGTCGCAGAGTCGTTCAGCGTCCTGGATTCGCTCGCCCCCGAGCGCATCGATCTCGGACTCGGACGAGCGACCGGCAACCCGACGCGAGACTTGGCCTTACAGACGGATCGAAGTCAGCGACGGAATCCGAACGATCACGCCGAGAAGATCGAGGAGGTCACGAAACACCTTCACGACGGCTTTTCGGCGGAGCATCCCTTCAGCGGGCTCGAGCTTCCTAGCGCTGATGACACGAAACCCGAAACCTGGGTCCTCGGCTCGAGTCCCTCGAGTGCGAAGATCGCCGGCGAACTCGGACTGCCGTATTGCTTTGCCGCGTTCATCCGGCCGGGGCCGGCCGTCCGCGCCTTCGAGGTGTACCGAGAACACTTCGAGCCCTCGCCGTTCGGTGCGGGCCCGGCAGAACCGTACGGGATGCTGGCAGTGAACGCGACGTGCGCCGAAACCGACGAGGAGGCCGCGCGGCTTCGGGCAGCGACCGACGCCTCCTCTCGAGCGCTCCGACGCGGCCAGGTCGATCAGTTGCCGATTCGATCGGTCGAGGACGCAATCGACTACCTCGGGTCGGTGCCAGAGCCGACTGAACTTCCGCTCGAGCCAGGCGAGTGGCCGCGAGCGGTTTCCGGCAGTCCGGAGACGATACAAGAAATTCTCGAGGAACTCACGTCGCAGGTCGGCGTCGACGAAGTCATTATCCAAAACCAGATTGCGGACCCCGAGGACACGCTTCGTTCACACGAGCTCCTCGCTGAAGCTGTCGGACTCGAGTCGCGATAA
- a CDS encoding 30S ribosomal protein S19e, producing the protein MATMYDVPADDLIEALADDLEERLEEPDWGKFVKSGVDRDLPPEQEDFWAVRAASLLRKVADRGPVGVERLSTEYGGAKGGSNRYQVAPDKRADGSKNLIRTILQQLEDEDLVETAEGEGRRITPEGQSLLDDTAGSVLEDLDRPELERYA; encoded by the coding sequence ATGGCTACGATGTACGACGTTCCGGCGGACGACCTCATCGAGGCGCTCGCCGACGATCTCGAGGAACGGCTGGAGGAACCCGACTGGGGCAAGTTCGTCAAAAGCGGAGTCGACCGTGACCTGCCACCAGAACAAGAAGACTTCTGGGCAGTTCGTGCAGCAAGTCTCCTGCGCAAGGTCGCCGACCGCGGCCCTGTCGGTGTCGAACGACTGTCGACGGAGTACGGCGGCGCGAAAGGTGGCTCGAACCGCTACCAGGTCGCCCCCGACAAACGCGCCGACGGCTCGAAGAACCTGATTCGGACCATCCTTCAGCAACTCGAGGACGAAGACCTCGTCGAGACTGCAGAGGGAGAGGGGCGACGAATCACCCCCGAGGGACAGAGCCTACTCGACGACACCGCTGGCTCCGTCCTCGAAGACCTCGACCGACCGGAACTCGAGCGCTACGCCTAA
- a CDS encoding carboxypeptidase regulatory-like domain-containing protein, with amino-acid sequence MQDLYGVRRNRNERRNRRITALAAIAVLLAVGAIGAAALPLAVGGESLLASGSDEPSEATPPDATLETTASEHDDATQPVQASSDSSAEYEVTPSDAEGEPGERVSVDVDARTLTDDDDADISGYDLRIDYDDEQVELTDADTYLDDDEELEVDANDGSADVEWTPSGLEIIGDELTDSITDGDSMESMNATIVTLEFVVVGEPGETGDVDIDDDSQIWDGATGLSEYDDDELNWGEGTVEVAGESDEGDDGEDENETDEESPENQRVAEFSAVSQDGFVAFDESSQSDAESEGVSFPAEDDGETPIELDGAVYGDGTWESTDVSFPTLDAGAADADVEARNGLHGEFDEDADEMTVEGELTVLVDGDEDRSFSFDIDGTTGDSGELSGSGDFDDSAASASLVDNEFLVEDTTGDTVIDSALGLPSTNEGDNWFDLALDLEIEESDSVTGTVEGTVEDDDGEPIDGATVDAADGGPTAETDDDGTYDLVLESGATELTVDADGYAEETVETDVGEAETTTEDVTLEGEESSTAVSIEADDATAGETVTVDATVENVGDDAVEQEVTVSVSDEETTETVALDAGDSETVTLEWDVDEDDVDEHTAEVESEDDHATTDVSVDKSSKSDGESPEGEEGDVDEDEDAFVATSQGGFISFAEDADREVALEEGLEFPSADEDDEYIQIVGVIDDGTWESTSTSFPNLETDSGIEAEVTAPDGLEGEIDEEGDEMSVEGELEVAIEGDSDRQFSFEIDTTTGESEDLTGDADFEDDHATTSLVDNEFLVEDETGDSIIDSELDLPADEAGTNWFELDLDLELDVDDEEVDDTESSSDAESDDEDDTDGESATGSSTAVAGFGQLLGALGVIAAIGALGIGAFSRFTP; translated from the coding sequence ATGCAAGATCTGTACGGTGTACGACGCAACCGCAACGAGCGCCGGAACCGTCGAATAACCGCGCTTGCAGCGATCGCCGTGTTACTCGCGGTAGGCGCTATCGGAGCTGCCGCGTTGCCCCTCGCTGTCGGTGGTGAAAGTCTCCTCGCGAGTGGGAGTGACGAGCCGAGCGAGGCGACACCACCGGACGCGACGCTCGAAACGACGGCGAGCGAACACGACGACGCCACGCAGCCGGTTCAGGCCTCGAGCGACTCGTCAGCCGAGTACGAGGTAACGCCGTCTGACGCTGAGGGCGAACCGGGCGAGCGGGTGAGCGTAGACGTGGACGCACGGACGCTGACCGACGACGATGACGCCGACATTTCGGGATACGATCTTCGTATCGACTACGACGACGAGCAGGTCGAACTCACCGACGCTGACACCTATCTCGACGACGACGAGGAACTCGAGGTCGACGCGAACGACGGGTCGGCCGACGTCGAGTGGACGCCGAGTGGCCTCGAGATCATCGGCGACGAACTGACCGATTCGATAACCGACGGCGACTCGATGGAGAGCATGAACGCGACGATCGTCACGCTGGAGTTCGTCGTCGTCGGCGAACCCGGCGAAACGGGCGACGTCGATATCGACGACGACTCGCAGATCTGGGACGGGGCGACCGGCCTCTCCGAGTATGACGACGACGAACTGAACTGGGGCGAGGGGACCGTCGAGGTCGCCGGCGAGTCGGACGAGGGTGACGACGGCGAAGACGAAAACGAGACCGACGAGGAGTCACCCGAGAATCAGCGGGTGGCCGAGTTCTCAGCCGTGAGCCAAGACGGATTCGTCGCGTTCGACGAGTCGAGTCAGAGCGACGCCGAGAGCGAGGGCGTGTCCTTCCCCGCCGAGGACGACGGTGAGACGCCGATCGAGTTGGACGGAGCCGTCTACGGCGACGGCACCTGGGAGTCGACCGACGTGTCGTTCCCGACGCTCGACGCCGGTGCGGCCGACGCCGACGTCGAGGCTCGCAACGGACTCCACGGCGAGTTCGACGAGGACGCCGACGAGATGACGGTCGAAGGCGAGTTGACGGTGCTCGTCGACGGCGACGAGGATCGCTCGTTCAGCTTCGATATCGACGGAACGACTGGCGATAGCGGTGAGTTGAGCGGGAGCGGTGACTTCGACGATTCAGCCGCGTCGGCCTCGCTCGTCGACAACGAGTTCCTCGTCGAAGATACGACCGGCGACACGGTCATCGACAGCGCGCTCGGGTTGCCGTCGACGAACGAAGGCGACAACTGGTTCGACCTCGCGCTCGACCTCGAGATCGAAGAGAGCGACTCGGTCACGGGAACAGTCGAGGGGACCGTCGAGGACGACGACGGCGAACCGATCGACGGCGCGACCGTCGACGCGGCCGACGGTGGTCCCACAGCCGAGACTGACGACGACGGAACGTACGACCTCGTCCTCGAGTCCGGAGCCACCGAGTTGACGGTCGACGCCGACGGCTACGCCGAGGAGACCGTCGAGACGGACGTGGGCGAAGCCGAGACGACCACCGAAGACGTCACCCTCGAGGGCGAGGAGTCGTCGACTGCAGTGTCGATCGAGGCCGACGACGCGACGGCGGGCGAGACCGTGACCGTCGACGCGACCGTCGAGAACGTGGGAGACGACGCTGTCGAGCAAGAAGTGACGGTTTCGGTGAGCGACGAAGAGACCACGGAAACCGTCGCGCTCGACGCCGGCGACTCGGAGACGGTGACCCTCGAGTGGGACGTGGACGAAGACGACGTCGACGAGCACACGGCGGAAGTCGAGAGCGAGGATGACCACGCGACGACCGACGTCAGCGTGGACAAGTCCTCGAAGAGCGACGGCGAATCTCCAGAGGGTGAGGAAGGCGACGTCGACGAGGACGAAGATGCGTTCGTCGCCACCAGTCAGGGAGGGTTCATCTCCTTCGCCGAGGACGCCGACAGAGAAGTCGCCCTCGAGGAGGGCCTCGAGTTCCCGTCGGCGGATGAAGACGACGAGTACATCCAGATCGTTGGCGTGATCGACGACGGCACGTGGGAATCCACCAGTACGTCCTTCCCGAACCTCGAGACCGACTCCGGTATCGAAGCCGAGGTGACGGCGCCCGACGGTCTCGAGGGTGAGATCGACGAGGAAGGCGACGAAATGTCCGTCGAGGGCGAACTCGAGGTCGCGATCGAGGGAGACTCGGACAGGCAGTTCTCGTTCGAAATCGACACGACCACGGGAGAGAGTGAGGATCTCACCGGAGACGCTGACTTCGAGGACGACCACGCGACGACCTCGCTCGTCGATAACGAGTTCCTCGTCGAAGACGAGACCGGCGACAGTATCATCGACTCCGAACTCGACTTGCCAGCCGACGAGGCCGGAACGAACTGGTTCGAACTCGATCTCGACCTCGAACTCGACGTCGACGACGAAGAAGTCGACGACACGGAGTCCTCCAGCGACGCTGAATCTGACGACGAGGACGACACTGATGGCGAGAGCGCGACCGGCTCGTCGACCGCCGTTGCTGGGTTCGGCCAGCTCCTCGGCGCACTCGGCGTGATCGCGGCCATCGGGGCACTCGGTATCGGCGCGTTCAGTCGGTTTACTCCGTGA
- a CDS encoding DUF7571 family protein — MKPCHNCQAVIDEYLLDKQLEPLRELTVDDFNVCVDCATIVSDACVECGGAVYVPRNHTETPDYCPACRSNQIEQTGIDPGWNLDTQSV, encoded by the coding sequence ATGAAACCGTGCCACAACTGTCAGGCGGTCATCGACGAGTATCTCTTGGACAAACAACTCGAACCCCTGCGCGAACTCACAGTCGACGATTTCAACGTTTGCGTCGACTGCGCGACCATCGTTTCCGATGCGTGCGTGGAGTGTGGCGGCGCGGTCTACGTCCCCCGAAATCACACGGAGACGCCCGATTACTGCCCAGCGTGTCGATCGAACCAGATCGAGCAGACGGGCATCGACCCCGGGTGGAATCTCGATACGCAGTCTGTCTGA
- a CDS encoding DNA-binding protein, translating to MSGSPDEEKLEELRQKKMEQLQEQADSQGGEASQEAAQQQAEAQKKAVLRQHLTDDARKRLNTVKMSKPDFGEQVERQVVTLARSGRIQGKIDDQKMKQLLQELKPDSKSFDIKRR from the coding sequence ATGAGTGGCTCACCCGACGAAGAGAAACTCGAGGAGCTCCGACAAAAGAAAATGGAGCAGCTACAAGAACAGGCCGACTCCCAGGGCGGCGAGGCCTCCCAGGAGGCAGCCCAACAACAGGCCGAAGCCCAGAAAAAGGCCGTCTTGCGCCAGCACCTGACCGACGACGCGCGAAAGCGGCTTAACACGGTCAAGATGAGCAAGCCCGACTTCGGCGAGCAGGTCGAACGACAGGTCGTCACGCTAGCTCGAAGCGGGCGCATTCAGGGGAAAATCGACGATCAGAAGATGAAACAACTCCTGCAGGAACTGAAGCCCGACTCGAAAAGCTTCGACATCAAGCGTCGCTGA
- a CDS encoding DUF7411 family protein has product MDLGVLYSGGKDSTLAALLLEEFYDVTLVTAHFDVSDDWEHARETAERMGFAFERLELDPDVAHEAVETMCDDGFPRNGIQQVHLHALEQLAQAEYDAIADGTRRDDRVPTVSRAQAQSLEDRFDVDYIAPLSGFGRTAVDRLVDATLEVTVGPSEEIDRADYEAELRAIIATEDVPGTVEDVFPPHEQTYVTDVVRN; this is encoded by the coding sequence ATGGACCTCGGCGTCCTCTACAGCGGTGGCAAGGATTCGACGCTCGCAGCGCTTCTCTTAGAGGAGTTCTACGACGTAACACTCGTGACGGCACACTTCGACGTGAGCGACGACTGGGAACACGCCCGCGAGACGGCCGAACGGATGGGGTTCGCGTTCGAACGACTCGAGTTAGATCCCGACGTTGCTCACGAGGCCGTCGAGACGATGTGCGACGACGGCTTTCCTCGCAACGGCATCCAGCAGGTTCACCTGCACGCCCTCGAGCAACTTGCTCAGGCGGAGTACGACGCAATTGCCGACGGGACGCGGCGTGACGACCGAGTGCCGACCGTCTCGAGAGCGCAGGCACAGAGTCTCGAGGATCGCTTCGACGTGGACTACATTGCACCGCTCTCTGGCTTCGGCCGGACGGCAGTCGACCGACTGGTCGACGCGACGCTCGAGGTGACCGTTGGACCGAGCGAAGAGATCGACCGAGCGGACTACGAAGCCGAACTGCGAGCGATCATCGCCACAGAAGACGTTCCGGGGACCGTCGAAGACGTGTTTCCGCCTCACGAGCAGACGTACGTGACGGATGTCGTTCGGAACTGA